In a single window of the Flavobacterium sp. W4I14 genome:
- a CDS encoding glucosamine-6-phosphate deaminase (product_source=KO:K02564; cath_funfam=3.40.50.10320,3.40.50.1360; cog=COG0363,COG2120; ko=KO:K02564; pfam=PF01182,PF02585; superfamily=100950,102588; tigrfam=TIGR00502) — MARLNLLEETRFEKLPVSVFENPKIASINVAHRIAELIKSKQASNTPAVLGLATGVTPIAVYAELVRLHKEEGLSFKNVITFNLDEYYPMAPTAAQSYVTFMNENLFNHIDIDKKNVHIPDGTLALEDIPAFCLEYEKKIGDLGGLDIQILGIGRTGHIGFNEPGSAPNSGTRLVTLDDLTRRDAARDFGGKTFVPTKAITMGIGTIFKAREIILMAWSRKKASIIKKAVEGEISGDVPATYLQLSDHVEFILDAPAASELTRFDTPWLVKDCVWTDALIRKAVIWLANTLKKPILKLTEDDYNNNGMAQLATEKGPVYNINIHIFNKLQHTITGWPGGKPNADDSQRPERAEPAKKRVIIFSPHPDDDVISMGGTFLRLVDQGHDVHVAYQTSGNTAVWDDDALRFVEFNVDFTEKMGMDNTHLKDLYNKMRSFIEQKQPNQVDIPEIQTVKGLIRKGEAIAGARYCGLEDDHIHFQALPFYESGKNQKNPVTDADIELTVELLQKVKPQQVYAAGDFEDPHGTHIVCFRIILEALKRLRKTEAWAQDCWLWMYRGAWQEFETHEIEMAVPISPQELERKKYAIFKHQSQKDRAVFPGDDAREFWQRAEDRNRDTAKAYDELGLAEYEAMEAFVRWKFVD; from the coding sequence ATGGCTAGATTAAATCTACTGGAGGAGACACGTTTCGAGAAATTACCGGTAAGCGTGTTCGAAAATCCAAAAATTGCTTCAATTAATGTTGCACACCGCATTGCCGAGCTCATTAAATCTAAACAAGCAAGCAACACACCTGCAGTACTGGGCTTAGCAACAGGTGTTACCCCAATTGCAGTTTATGCCGAACTGGTTAGACTGCACAAAGAAGAGGGCTTGAGTTTTAAAAACGTAATTACTTTTAACCTGGATGAATACTATCCAATGGCGCCAACTGCGGCACAAAGTTATGTTACGTTTATGAACGAAAACCTTTTCAATCATATTGATATTGATAAGAAGAATGTTCACATCCCTGATGGTACGCTTGCACTGGAAGACATTCCTGCATTTTGCTTAGAATATGAAAAGAAGATAGGTGATCTTGGTGGTCTTGATATCCAGATTTTAGGTATTGGCCGTACAGGCCACATCGGATTTAACGAGCCGGGATCTGCACCAAATTCTGGCACCCGTTTAGTTACTTTAGATGACCTTACCCGCCGTGATGCCGCACGTGATTTCGGCGGAAAAACCTTCGTACCAACTAAGGCCATTACAATGGGTATCGGTACGATTTTCAAAGCAAGGGAAATTATATTAATGGCCTGGAGCCGTAAAAAAGCTTCGATTATCAAAAAAGCAGTCGAAGGCGAAATTTCGGGCGATGTTCCGGCAACATACCTGCAGCTTTCTGATCATGTAGAATTCATTCTTGATGCGCCTGCAGCTTCAGAGCTGACCCGTTTTGATACCCCATGGTTGGTTAAAGACTGTGTTTGGACAGATGCTCTGATCCGTAAAGCGGTAATCTGGCTGGCTAACACCTTAAAAAAGCCGATCTTAAAGTTAACGGAGGACGATTACAACAATAATGGTATGGCACAACTGGCTACTGAAAAAGGACCAGTATACAACATCAACATCCATATCTTTAATAAATTACAGCACACCATTACAGGTTGGCCAGGCGGTAAACCGAATGCTGATGATTCTCAGCGTCCGGAAAGAGCTGAGCCTGCTAAAAAGAGAGTAATTATCTTCTCACCGCACCCTGATGATGATGTGATTTCGATGGGCGGTACTTTTCTTCGTCTGGTTGACCAAGGGCACGATGTACACGTAGCTTACCAAACTTCAGGTAATACCGCGGTTTGGGATGATGATGCGCTTCGTTTTGTTGAGTTCAATGTAGATTTCACGGAGAAAATGGGCATGGACAATACACATTTGAAGGATCTCTACAACAAAATGAGAAGCTTTATTGAGCAGAAACAACCAAACCAGGTAGATATACCAGAAATTCAGACTGTTAAAGGGCTGATCAGAAAAGGTGAGGCCATAGCTGGAGCTCGCTATTGCGGCCTTGAAGATGACCATATCCATTTCCAGGCACTGCCCTTTTATGAGAGTGGTAAAAATCAAAAAAATCCGGTAACTGACGCGGATATCGAACTCACTGTTGAACTTTTGCAAAAAGTGAAGCCTCAACAGGTTTATGCAGCGGGCGATTTTGAAGACCCACATGGAACACACATTGTTTGTTTCAGAATTATTTTAGAAGCGTTGAAGCGCTTACGTAAAACTGAAGCCTGGGCGCAAGACTGTTGGTTGTGGATGTACCGCGGTGCTTGGCAGGAATTTGAAACGCACGAGATCGAAATGGCAGTTCCTATTTCTCCGCAGGAGCTTGAGCGTAAAAAATATGCCATTTTCAAACACCAGAGCCAAAAAGACAGAGCAGTTTTCCCTGGTGATGATGCGAGAGAGTTTTGGCAGCGTGCCGAAGACCGTAACCGTGATACGGCAAAAGCGTACGATGAGCTTGGACTTGCAGAATATGAAGCAATGGAAGCGTTTGTACGCTGGAAATTTGTGGATTAA
- a CDS encoding putative acyltransferase (product_source=COG4299; cog=COG4299; transmembrane_helix_parts=Inside_1_12,TMhelix_13_35,Outside_36_49,TMhelix_50_69,Inside_70_89,TMhelix_90_112,Outside_113_126,TMhelix_127_146,Inside_147_152,TMhelix_153_175,Outside_176_209,TMhelix_210_229,Inside_230_240,TMhelix_241_258,Outside_259_272,TMhelix_273_292,Inside_293_303,TMhelix_304_326,Outside_327_355,TMhelix_356_378,Inside_379_386), whose amino-acid sequence MTEPKQRLLSLDFFRGLTVAAMILVNNPGSWGHIYAPLEHAEWNGCTPTDLIFPFFLWIVGVSIAFAMSSSKADPLTHQKTIIKATKRGIILYLLGFFLAISGKIISAIIDGRSIWEAFETVRLLGVLQRIGIVFIISSIIFIKVSNKTIFKILIVILALYWALMTFIPVPGVGYPNLEKETNLAAWIDRGILTEAHTWASSKTWDPEGVLSTLPAVGTCLFGILVGVWMRRKDVDNATKVAWLFTAGITTVILGLLWDLQFPINKALWTSSYVLYAGGLASIGLALCYWIIDVQGYKKFTTPFVVYGVNAITVFFLAGLMPRVLNLIQITKPDGTKTGLLVRFYETCYTPFFSPINASLVWAITYVLGFYVLLYFMYKKNIIIKV is encoded by the coding sequence ATGACCGAACCCAAACAACGATTGTTATCTCTCGATTTTTTCAGGGGATTAACCGTAGCCGCAATGATCTTAGTGAACAATCCGGGCAGCTGGGGACATATTTACGCGCCTTTAGAGCATGCTGAATGGAATGGATGTACCCCTACCGATTTAATTTTCCCATTCTTCTTATGGATTGTTGGTGTATCCATTGCATTTGCCATGAGCAGTAGCAAAGCAGATCCGCTAACACATCAAAAAACAATCATAAAAGCCACTAAACGTGGCATTATCCTTTATTTACTCGGTTTCTTTTTGGCCATTTCCGGAAAAATTATCAGTGCCATAATAGACGGCAGATCGATCTGGGAGGCTTTTGAAACGGTTCGTCTTTTAGGTGTTTTACAAAGAATAGGCATTGTTTTTATCATTAGCAGTATCATTTTCATCAAAGTATCGAATAAAACCATATTCAAAATCTTAATTGTAATCCTTGCTCTCTATTGGGCCTTAATGACATTTATTCCCGTACCGGGAGTAGGTTACCCCAACCTGGAAAAAGAAACCAATTTAGCCGCCTGGATAGACCGCGGGATTTTAACCGAAGCACATACCTGGGCCTCATCTAAAACCTGGGATCCGGAAGGGGTTTTGAGCACATTACCGGCAGTAGGAACGTGCTTATTTGGCATTCTGGTTGGCGTTTGGATGCGCAGAAAAGATGTAGACAATGCAACTAAGGTGGCCTGGTTATTTACTGCGGGTATAACCACTGTTATTTTAGGTTTACTTTGGGATTTACAATTCCCGATCAACAAAGCCCTCTGGACAAGCTCTTATGTACTCTATGCAGGTGGATTGGCATCAATAGGACTGGCGCTTTGTTACTGGATCATCGATGTTCAGGGCTACAAAAAATTTACCACTCCTTTTGTTGTTTATGGTGTAAATGCCATAACAGTCTTTTTCTTAGCAGGCTTAATGCCGCGGGTATTAAACCTGATCCAGATTACCAAACCTGATGGCACAAAAACAGGATTATTGGTGCGTTTTTACGAAACTTGTTACACTCCGTTTTTTAGCCCCATAAATGCTTCCTTGGTTTGGGCCATAACCTATGTGCTCGGTTTTTATGTGTTATTATATTTTATGTATAAAAAGAACATTATTATTAAGGTTTAG
- a CDS encoding LacI family transcriptional regulator (product_source=KO:K02529; cath_funfam=1.10.260.40,3.40.50.2300; cog=COG1609; ko=KO:K02529; pfam=PF00356,PF00532; smart=SM00354; superfamily=47413,53822), whose amino-acid sequence MSSLLQLKKKTTIYDIAKELDITVSTVSRALSGFPAISDATRKAVVEMAKKLNYSPNKLASALKSGKTHIIGVIVPSVQAHFFASIIHCIEDGLKDSGYRVIIYQSNESVENEINGVRTLLEAQVDGIMASMSLETKDVSHFAEIIKQNKPLILFDRVDLELKVPTITLDDFKAGYIATKHLIDQGYKKIAFVTTVHQIKIFNDRLEGYKAALADYNLPLMEEHIIFGGLSIKDGRFGAGKLMRSRNKPDAIIAGDDFTALGVIKKLKEIDETPPEVGVIGFANEAFSAYITPNLSTIDQHAPQMGKECAKMFLKMINQESPYANMEHIVLDPAVVERESTNKKDK is encoded by the coding sequence TTGTCCTCACTTCTGCAATTGAAAAAGAAAACCACCATATACGATATAGCCAAGGAGCTTGATATTACCGTATCAACAGTTTCCAGGGCGCTTAGCGGCTTTCCGGCAATAAGTGACGCCACCAGAAAAGCTGTTGTTGAAATGGCTAAAAAATTAAACTATAGCCCGAATAAACTCGCCTCTGCATTAAAATCTGGCAAAACCCATATTATTGGTGTAATTGTACCAAGTGTACAGGCGCACTTCTTCGCATCTATCATCCATTGTATAGAAGACGGACTGAAAGACAGCGGCTACCGTGTTATTATCTACCAATCTAACGAATCTGTAGAGAACGAAATAAACGGCGTAAGAACCTTACTAGAGGCGCAGGTAGATGGCATTATGGCCTCCATGTCTTTAGAAACAAAAGATGTTTCGCACTTTGCCGAAATTATTAAGCAAAATAAACCACTTATTTTATTCGACCGGGTAGATCTAGAACTAAAAGTCCCTACCATTACACTTGATGATTTCAAGGCAGGCTATATTGCTACGAAACATTTAATCGATCAGGGTTATAAAAAAATTGCATTTGTAACCACCGTTCATCAGATTAAAATATTTAACGATCGCTTAGAAGGATATAAAGCAGCCTTAGCAGACTATAACCTTCCGCTAATGGAAGAACATATTATTTTTGGTGGTTTATCCATTAAAGACGGTCGGTTTGGTGCAGGTAAATTAATGCGCAGCAGAAACAAACCTGATGCTATTATTGCAGGTGATGATTTTACCGCCTTAGGTGTAATTAAAAAGCTTAAAGAGATTGATGAAACACCCCCTGAAGTTGGTGTAATTGGTTTCGCCAATGAAGCATTCTCCGCTTACATCACACCTAACCTATCAACAATTGATCAGCATGCACCACAAATGGGCAAAGAATGCGCTAAAATGTTTCTGAAAATGATTAATCAGGAGAGCCCGTATGCCAATATGGAGCATATCGTGCTCGATCCAGCTGTTGTAGAAAGAGAATCGACCAACAAGAAAGATAAATAG
- a CDS encoding uncharacterized lipoprotein YddW (UPF0748 family) (product_source=COG1649; cath_funfam=2.60.40.10,3.20.20.70; cog=COG1649; pfam=PF02638; superfamily=49265,51445) has translation MLKNFLYALLSLTVVPYILNAQPLSKIAPKREFRGVWVATVTNIDWPSKPGLNIDQQKQELIGILERHKSQGMNAIILQVRPAADAFYAKSREPWSQWLMGKQGLAPAPGYDPLAFAIKEAHFRGMELHAWFNPYRASMSSSAVLSENHTYRKHPDWFFTYGGKKQFDPGIPDVREYIVQVILDVVKGYDIDGIHFDDYFYPYKVEGQTINDGNTFYKYPNNFSDIKDWRRNNVDLLIKQLDDSIHHYKKWVKFGISPFGIWKNKNEDPEGSATSGLSNYAELFADSRKWVREGWVDYINPQIYFTFTRRVAPYGVLVDWWSNNTFGRHVYIGQGAYLVNSRAEAAWKNLSEIPNQIRYIRNNNRIQGSVFFSSKSLSTVAKAVGDSLKNDFYKYPALPPQMPWLDEVPPNEPQALTADALKDGVHLKWQLPLKAKDGETASGFVIYRFSEGEKISVLDPKYIVKISFEDYLSYIDTSVESGKRYSYLVTALDRLKNESEPSGPVGVEVPLAKE, from the coding sequence ATGCTTAAAAACTTCCTATACGCACTTTTATCTTTAACTGTAGTACCTTATATATTAAATGCACAACCTTTATCAAAAATTGCACCAAAAAGGGAGTTTAGGGGTGTTTGGGTGGCTACTGTTACCAATATAGACTGGCCATCGAAGCCAGGTTTAAACATTGATCAACAAAAGCAGGAACTCATTGGTATTTTAGAAAGACATAAAAGTCAAGGGATGAATGCAATTATTTTGCAAGTTAGACCAGCAGCCGATGCGTTTTACGCAAAATCAAGAGAGCCCTGGAGCCAATGGTTAATGGGTAAACAAGGTTTAGCACCTGCACCTGGTTACGACCCTTTAGCCTTTGCCATTAAAGAAGCTCATTTCAGGGGAATGGAACTTCATGCCTGGTTTAATCCTTATAGGGCCAGTATGAGTAGCTCAGCTGTTTTAAGCGAAAACCATACTTATCGTAAACACCCCGATTGGTTTTTTACCTACGGTGGCAAAAAGCAGTTTGATCCGGGTATTCCAGATGTAAGGGAATATATTGTTCAGGTAATTTTAGATGTGGTAAAAGGATACGATATTGATGGAATTCACTTCGACGATTATTTTTACCCTTATAAAGTAGAGGGGCAAACGATTAACGATGGCAATACTTTTTACAAATACCCCAATAATTTTTCAGATATAAAAGACTGGAGGCGCAACAACGTCGATCTGCTCATCAAGCAGCTGGATGATAGTATCCACCACTATAAAAAATGGGTAAAGTTTGGTATTAGTCCTTTTGGGATCTGGAAAAATAAAAATGAAGACCCCGAAGGTTCTGCTACCAGCGGCCTATCCAATTATGCAGAACTTTTTGCCGATAGTCGTAAATGGGTTAGGGAAGGCTGGGTAGATTACATCAACCCTCAAATTTATTTTACGTTTACCAGAAGAGTAGCTCCCTATGGTGTTTTGGTCGACTGGTGGAGCAATAATACTTTTGGCAGACATGTTTATATCGGACAGGGCGCTTATCTGGTAAATTCGAGGGCAGAAGCTGCATGGAAAAACCTAAGTGAAATACCCAATCAGATTAGATACATAAGAAATAACAACCGAATTCAGGGGAGCGTGTTTTTTAGTTCTAAATCATTAAGTACAGTTGCTAAAGCTGTAGGCGACTCGTTAAAGAATGATTTTTATAAGTACCCTGCTTTGCCCCCGCAAATGCCATGGCTGGATGAAGTGCCACCAAACGAGCCTCAAGCATTAACGGCTGATGCACTAAAAGATGGTGTGCATTTAAAATGGCAACTTCCGTTAAAGGCAAAAGATGGAGAAACGGCCTCGGGATTTGTAATTTACCGGTTTAGTGAAGGAGAAAAAATTTCGGTACTTGACCCTAAGTACATTGTTAAAATAAGCTTTGAAGATTATCTTTCATATATTGATACCAGTGTAGAAAGTGGGAAGCGGTACAGCTATCTTGTAACTGCGCTAGATCGACTAAAAAATGAAAGTGAACCTAGCGGACCTGTTGGTGTCGAAGTTCCTTTAGCAAAGGAATAA
- a CDS encoding hypothetical protein (product_source=Hypo-rule applied; cath_funfam=1.20.5.450; superfamily=90250; transmembrane_helix_parts=Inside_1_12,TMhelix_13_32,Outside_33_300) — translation MEPQKINKGDRNKIYFLVIVIAALIGTNAYLFFKDRKQSERFVTVSTEKDKLRLEVEKIEVELDKVNALNLDLNEKLVEEQKLARVKIEELKAALEKNQITQGELDKANAQINELKTFVKNYNDQIIQLQKDNIFLKNSRDSLQNTLRNISSKASNLENENANLNAKVKTAAALKLQSAEIIAFRTKSSGKKVEVTKSSTAEKLSVRFNVVPNQLAEKGHHNIYLRVFDPAGNLLADEGNHFEADGQDMQFSHSIFINYNNDDSTYVIDWANPKPFIKGIYTVILYADGNTMGKAQVELR, via the coding sequence ATGGAACCACAAAAGATTAATAAGGGTGATAGAAACAAAATTTACTTCCTGGTCATCGTTATTGCAGCTTTAATTGGCACAAATGCTTACTTGTTTTTTAAAGATCGAAAGCAAAGTGAAAGATTTGTTACAGTTAGCACAGAGAAGGATAAACTGCGGCTCGAGGTAGAAAAGATTGAGGTTGAGCTGGATAAGGTTAATGCATTGAACCTGGATTTAAACGAGAAACTTGTTGAAGAGCAGAAACTTGCCCGGGTAAAAATCGAAGAACTTAAAGCAGCTTTAGAAAAAAACCAGATTACCCAGGGCGAACTCGACAAAGCCAATGCACAGATTAATGAACTGAAAACATTTGTAAAAAACTATAATGATCAGATTATTCAGCTGCAGAAAGACAATATTTTCCTAAAAAACAGTCGCGATAGTTTACAGAATACCCTAAGAAACATCAGCAGTAAGGCATCGAACTTAGAGAATGAAAACGCTAATCTAAATGCGAAAGTTAAAACTGCCGCGGCATTAAAGCTTCAATCTGCCGAAATTATTGCTTTCAGAACAAAATCAAGTGGCAAAAAAGTCGAAGTAACCAAGTCATCTACTGCCGAGAAGTTAAGCGTGCGCTTTAATGTTGTGCCTAACCAATTAGCAGAAAAAGGACATCATAACATTTATCTTCGGGTATTCGATCCAGCTGGGAATCTGCTTGCAGACGAAGGAAACCATTTTGAGGCTGATGGGCAGGATATGCAGTTTAGCCACTCTATTTTTATTAACTACAATAACGATGACAGCACCTATGTTATCGACTGGGCAAACCCTAAACCGTTTATAAAAGGCATATATACCGTAATTTTATATGCTGATGGTAATACCATGGGTAAGGCTCAAGTGGAGCTGAGATAA